DNA from Arthrobacter sp. PvP023:
CCAAGGCGCTGTTGCCCTACATTGATGCGGCGCTGAACGAATTCCGGACCGGACTGGACCTGGTGCGGCACGAATCCGAGGTGGTGCGGGGAAGGATCGCAGTTGCATTCCAACACACCTTTGGCGAGGCGACGCTGCCGCTACTGATCAATGCGTTCCACCACCGCCACCCGCAGACTGCCTTCGACCTCAGCCAGGGAGCCCGGGACGGCTGCCTGGCGGAACTTGCGGCGGGGACCGCGGATCTCGCCTTGACGGCACCCGTCGCCCCCGCGGGCCGCAGCATCGGCTCCGCTGCCCTGTACCGGGAGCCCCTGAGGCTGGTGGTGCACCATGAACACCCCCTGGCCGGCCGGAAGAGCGCCCGGCTTGCGGACATCAGGCAGGACCCGTTCGTGGCCATGGGGCACGGATTCGGCATGCGGTCACTGACGGACGCACTGTTTCGCGAGGCCGGTTTCCGCCCGCGCATCGCCTTCGAAAGCCAGGATTCCCACACGGTCCGCGGGCTGGTATCAGCCGGGCTGGGTGTCAGCATCCTCCCGCCCGGTGGCCGGGCTCCGGGGCGGACAGTGACTGAGCACACCGGAAACCTTGGCTGGGTGGAGGTGCCGGTGGCATCGGGACTGGCATTCCGCGAAATCGGCCTGGCATGGCGCGAACGCCGCGCCGGCCACGAGGCCGAGGCCGATCAGGTCAGACTGTTCCGGGAAATGGTCCTTACTGAGGGGCCCGGGTTGTTGGCGGGACTTATCCGCGCGCGTTCGGAGGGCTGATCCGCGCGCTTCGAGAGGCCGATCTGTTCAGGAAAAGGCTGAACCCGCAAGCATCCTGTTAATGATGTCCGAGACCGGACCGGCTTCCGCCTTGCGCCATCCGGTTCCGGCCCACAGGTTCAGCCTTTCCGGGTCACCCGCCGCGGCCGCCGCCGCGCGGATCGGAGCGGTGAGATGGTGGAGGGCAGGGTACCCCTCCGGTGCGTCGCCATGGTCGCGGACGAACGAATTGACCAGGGCCCTTGCCTGCCTCCCGGTGAACGCACGGGTCAATCGTGTCTCCGTGAAGCTTTGGCTGGCGAGGGCGTCCTTGTGGAGCTGGCGGGCGCCGCTTTCGTCGCTGCGCAGAAACGCGGTACCCAGCTGGGCTGCCGTTGCGCCGGCGGCGAGCACCGAGTCGAGGTTCGTGGAATCCATGATTCCACCGGCCGCGACGAGGGGAACGCCGACGGCGGTGCGCACCGCGGCGAGCAGCTCCGCCGTCGTCGCGGGGCCGGGGGAGTCCGTTGTGCTTTCCCGGGCCAGAAAGGCCGCACTGTGGCCGCCGGCGCTGCCGTGCTGGATCACCAGGATGTCCGCTCCGCGCTCCACGGCCAGCGAGGCTTCCGCCGGGCTGGTGACCGTGGCAATGATCGTGGAACCGGCGCGTTTGAGCGCTCGCACTTCAGCCTGCTCCGGGAGCCCGAAGGTGAAGCTGACAAACTCCACGGGATCCGCCAGCAGGGCGTCGATCTTGCCCTGCCACTCGTCGTCGTCGTCGAGCCGCAGCCCCGGAAGGGCCACCCCGTACCGCCCGGCGTCCGGCTCGAGGTTCCGCCGGTAGTTCTCCAACTGTTCCCTGACAGCGGGCGGGGGATTGAGCTGCGTCCGGTCCGGGACGAAGAGGTTCATGCCGAAGCGCGCCCCGGCGGAGCGCACCTCGCGGATATCGGACTGCATGGCTGCCACGGTTTTGTAGCCCGCGGCCAGGAAGCCCAACCCGCCGGCCTGGTGCGCGGCCTGCACGAACCGGGGCGTCGAAGTCCCCCCTGCCATGGGTGCGGCGATGATCCGTGTACCGAAAATGGTGCCCGTCATTCCTGCTCCTTGTGGTGACTCAGTAGTCTGTTCACGTGACTAATTCTGACAACCTTCCGGCAACGGATTCTGTTCCTCCCCCCGGGGGGCTCCCCGCCGCGACGTCCGCTGCACCGCCCGCCACGATCCCCGGCGCCGTCATCGGGCTGGATATTGGCGGCACCAAGACTCGCGGCGTCCGCTTCGAAGACGGCAAGGCCGTAGCCGATCAAAGCGTCGGCAGCTCGAACGTGCAGAACGTCAGCCGTGAGGAAGCTGCCCTGCACCTGGCGGAGCTGTTCGCGAAGATCGGCGGAGGCGCGGTGTCCCAGGTCTACGCCGGGGCCGGCGGCATCGACACGGACGAGGACGCGGCCGCACTCTCAGCTCTGATCGCGCCCCATGTGCCCGGCGCGAGGATCACAGTGGTCCATGACTCCCGGCTGTTGCTGGCGGCCGGCGGGGCGAGTACCGGGGTGGCTGTCATCGCGGGGACCGGCTCTGCCGCCTGGGGAAAGAACGACCGGGGCGAGGAAGCACGGGCAGGCGGCTGGGGCTACCTGCTCGGAGACGAAGGCAGCGGCTACTGGCTGGGCCGTGAAGCTGTCCGGCACAGCCTCCGCCGCATGAACCAGGGCCTGGAACCCGACGAACTCACCACCGCCCTGTTGCGGTCCTGCAACATCGACGACCCCAACAAGCTGATTGCGCTGTTCCACTCACCGGAGACCGGCCGGCGTTACTGGGCGCAACGAGCCCGGCTCGTGGTGGAGGCGGCGGACGCAGGCCACGCCGCCAGCCAGGCGCTCGTTGAGCAGGCAGGCAGGGACCTCGCCGGCCTGGCCGCCCAAGCTTTGCGGAAGCTGGGCATCCAGGGCCCGGTGATCCTGGGCAGCGGCCTCGGCATGAACGTGGCCAGGCTGCAGGATTCCTTCAAGCGCAGCCTTGCCGCCGATGGCGTCACGGACGTGCGGGTCCTGGAGCAGGATCCTGTCTTCGGCGTCCTTCAACTGGTGGCTGAACAGGGATAGCCTCAAGGCCCAGGGCTTAGGGCCCAGGGCGCCCGTCAGATGCGGCCGGTCAGAAGGAGCCGGTCACGAACGGGTGCGGGGCCGGAGCCGGACTCCCGGCAAGGGAGGCGCCGGAATGCGCCCGGCCTCGGCGCCCGCCTCCGGTCCGTGGCCGCGGACGAGTCCGAACCGGGAGCCTTCGGCTGTCGGGTCCGGGAGGTCTGCCTGGTCCTCCCAGTCCTGGCGGGCCTGTGCCACTTCATCGTGGGTCCTGCCCACGAAGTTCCACCACATCAGCAACTCTTCCTGGAACGGCTCGCCGCCCAGCAGGATGAAGCGGGTGCCGGGCAGCGCCTCGACTTCCAGCAGGCGGCGGCCGGTCCCGAGGTAACCCAGCGGGCCCGGCGGCACGTCCTGCCCGTCGAGGGTGAGTCCGCCGTCGAGCACCAGCACTGCATGCTCAAACTCGGGGTCCAGCGGCAGGACGACTGATCCGCTGCAGGTGATGTCCGCACCGACGATGGGTGAATACATCGTGGCCGGCGAGGCCACACCGGCGAAGCTTCCCACCATCACCGTCGCGGTGAAACCGTCTCCGGTGACCTCCGGGAGGTTGCGGTGCTGCTCGAACGCGGGGGCCCTGTGGCGCTCGCCGTCCGGAAGGGCGACCCACAACTGGAGGCCGCGCTGCAGCGGCAGTTCCGTCCCGTCGTCGGAAGTCCCGGCGTCGGAAGCCGCCGCCGGAACGGTCGCCGCGCCGGACGGCCCGGCGTCCGTCGTTTCGCCGGGGGAAGGGCGGTGCGGCAGCACTGCAAACTCGGAGTGCGAGACGCCGTTGCCCGCCGTCATGATGTTGAGCTCGCCAGGACGCACAATCACATCGCTGCCCACGCTGTCACGGTGCCTGATGGTGCCGGCCAGGGGCCACGTTACGGTCTGCAGGCCGGTGTGCGGGTGCGGGAGCACGGACATGGCCACCCGGTCCGGGCCGAAGCTGTCCAGGAAGCACCAGGCGCCCACGGTAGGCAGGCCCCGCTGCGGAAGGGTCCGGAAGACGTTCATGGCCCGGACTCCGCCGAGCGGAACTTCCCGGGCCGGCCATAGCTGGAGGCAAGGACCGTTTCCGGCGTACCCTCCGGGCTGTCCTGGCGGACACACTTCTTCAACGGGTCTCACTTCAAGGTTCGTCACAGACCAACTCTAGGCCGAAGAACCGGTTGCCGGGCAGGGGGCGGCAACAGCAGATGCACGCGGGACGGCCTGACCCCTAGCCAAGCCGGGCCGGACGGTTTAGCCTTGAAAAGGCGCCGGCAGATGCGCCCGGCGAAGCAGACGGCATGGCATCAAGGGTCATGACCGCGGACACGGGGAGGTGGAGACGATGACTGCAATATTCCTTCGCGCCAAGAGCGCCAGCAACGTCATTTATTCCTGCCCCGGACACCAGCACGTCCTGACCCGCAGCAGCTGAGTCGCACCAGCAGACTCAAGCAGCGGAGTCCGTGCCAACGGGGCCTCACCAGAGGTTCTTCAGTGAAAACAACTCCAGGTCACGTGCTGACCGCAAAAGATTCAACACCTACCAACTCAGTTTCAACGCTGGCCGGTCCCGTGCACTACGGCTTCACAGCGCGGACGGCAGCCTTTTTTGACGCCCATCCCGCCCCCGGCGGTGAGACTCCCGGACGGGTGGTCCGCGTGGACCGGAACCGGATCCTTGTTGCCGGGGCTGCGGAGCTTCGGCACCTGCCCTACCCGGTCCACGGCGAGATCCCTGCCACCGGCGACTGGGTGTGGCTCGGTTCCAACTTGGCAGGGGAGCCCGCCGTCGTCGCAGTGCTGCCCCGCCAGTCGGCGCTGAGCCGAAAACGGGCGTTCGAAGCATCCTCGGAGGCCCAGGTCCTGGGCGCCAACGTCGATGTGGTGGGAGTCGTGGTGCCGGTGGACCGGCCGCTCACCCACAACCGGCTGGAGCGGACGCTGGTGGCGGCCTGGGACTCGGGGGCCACCCCGCTGGTGATCATCACCAAAGCGGACCTTGCCGACATCGCGGACGACGTCGTCGGAAAGGTCATCCTGCAGTCCGCCGGCGTAGCTGTGGTCACCACGTCAGCGGAACAGGGCGACGGCCTCGACGAGCTGCTCGGCCACCTGCCCGCCGGCGGGACCCTGGTCCTGTTGGGTCCCTCCGGTGCCGGGAAGTCCACACTGATCAACGCCCTTGCCGGGCATCGCGCGCAGGCTATCGGGCCGGTCCGGTCCGGCGACGGCAAAGGCAGGCACACTACCACCTCCCGCGAACTTGTCCCGCTGCCCGGGGGAGCTGTGCTCATGGACACCCCCGGCGTGCGCGGCTTCGGGCTTTTCGACGCCGAGGACGGAATGGGGGAGATGTTCGGCGACCTCGAGGAGCTGTTCGGCCGGTGCCGCTTCGCCGACTGCGCACATGATCGGGAGCCTGGCTGTGCTGTCCAGGCCGCGCTCGCCGACGGGACGCTGGAGATCCGCCGATGGGAGAGCTACCTCAAACTCCAACGTGAGCTTGCGGCGCTCAACCGCCGGCACGACGCAGCAGCCCGGCGGGCGTACCAGCGGGAATGGCACCAGAAGGTGGTGGTAGCCGGCAAGAGCCAACGGGCTGCCGAGCGTTACGGGCACGAACTGGACGCCGACCGCGCCGGCGGCGGGAAACGGGGGAAGCGGAAGCGCAGCTGACGCGCGGAGGGGGACGACGGCGGTGCCGGATTGCGCAATCCGGCATCGCCACCCATCCAAAAGGCGCAGGTCACCGAATGCTTACGGTAGCCGCGGCACCGCTGACTTTGTCGGGGCCGCTGGTTACGCTGTGTATTACCCGCTTTACAGCCGAAAGTCAGCAAGCTTATGATCTTCCGGCTTGACCGTCCGATGTGCCGCCAACAGTTAGGTAAGCCCGGAAATGGCTGAAGCCATGATCGAATTCCAGAGCGTCACCAAGCAGTACCAGGGCGGGCAGCCGGCCGTGGACAACCTCACCATGTCCATTGACAAGGGCTCCATCACGGTCTTCGTCGGACCCTCAGGCTGCGGCAAGACCACCTCCCTGCGGATGATCAACCGCATGGTGGAGCCCACCTCCGGCACTATCACCGTGGACGGAAAAGACGTCACCTCAGTGCCCGCTGCGCAGCTGAGGCGGTCCATGGGCTATGTCATGCAGTCCTCCGGGCTCATGCCGCACCGCTCGGTTCTGGATAACATCGCCACGGTCCCGCGGTTGAATGGCGTCCCCAAGGCCGAGGCGCGCAAGCGTGCCGAAGAACTGCTTGACGTCGTCGGGCTGGCCCCGGTGCTCGGCAAACGCTATCCCTCCCAGCTGTCGGGTGGTCAGCAGCAGCGGGTCGGAGTGGCGCGGGCGCTCGCGGCAGACCCGCCGGTGCTGCTGATGGACGAACCGTTCAGCGCGGTGGACCCTGTGGTGCGCGACGAACTGCAGCAGGAGCTCCTCCGGCTGCAGCGGGACCTGGCAAAGACGATCGTTTTCGTCACCCATGACATCGATGAAGCCACCGTGCTGGGGGACAAGGTTGCTGTCTTCGCGACCGGAGGCAAGCTGGCACAGTATGCCACTCCGGAGGAGATCCTCAGGGCGCC
Protein-coding regions in this window:
- a CDS encoding LysR family transcriptional regulator, which gives rise to MDIEHKQLAQLLPLLPVLSELGRTQHVTETAELLGMPQSTVSRALARASAVVGTELLIRDGRGVRLTPAAKALLPYIDAALNEFRTGLDLVRHESEVVRGRIAVAFQHTFGEATLPLLINAFHHRHPQTAFDLSQGARDGCLAELAAGTADLALTAPVAPAGRSIGSAALYREPLRLVVHHEHPLAGRKSARLADIRQDPFVAMGHGFGMRSLTDALFREAGFRPRIAFESQDSHTVRGLVSAGLGVSILPPGGRAPGRTVTEHTGNLGWVEVPVASGLAFREIGLAWRERRAGHEAEADQVRLFREMVLTEGPGLLAGLIRARSEG
- a CDS encoding nitronate monooxygenase, whose product is MTGTIFGTRIIAAPMAGGTSTPRFVQAAHQAGGLGFLAAGYKTVAAMQSDIREVRSAGARFGMNLFVPDRTQLNPPPAVREQLENYRRNLEPDAGRYGVALPGLRLDDDDEWQGKIDALLADPVEFVSFTFGLPEQAEVRALKRAGSTIIATVTSPAEASLAVERGADILVIQHGSAGGHSAAFLARESTTDSPGPATTAELLAAVRTAVGVPLVAAGGIMDSTNLDSVLAAGATAAQLGTAFLRSDESGARQLHKDALASQSFTETRLTRAFTGRQARALVNSFVRDHGDAPEGYPALHHLTAPIRAAAAAAGDPERLNLWAGTGWRKAEAGPVSDIINRMLAGSAFS
- a CDS encoding N-acetylglucosamine kinase, producing the protein MTNSDNLPATDSVPPPGGLPAATSAAPPATIPGAVIGLDIGGTKTRGVRFEDGKAVADQSVGSSNVQNVSREEAALHLAELFAKIGGGAVSQVYAGAGGIDTDEDAAALSALIAPHVPGARITVVHDSRLLLAAGGASTGVAVIAGTGSAAWGKNDRGEEARAGGWGYLLGDEGSGYWLGREAVRHSLRRMNQGLEPDELTTALLRSCNIDDPNKLIALFHSPETGRRYWAQRARLVVEAADAGHAASQALVEQAGRDLAGLAAQALRKLGIQGPVILGSGLGMNVARLQDSFKRSLAADGVTDVRVLEQDPVFGVLQLVAEQG
- a CDS encoding pirin family protein produces the protein MTNLEVRPVEEVCPPGQPGGYAGNGPCLQLWPAREVPLGGVRAMNVFRTLPQRGLPTVGAWCFLDSFGPDRVAMSVLPHPHTGLQTVTWPLAGTIRHRDSVGSDVIVRPGELNIMTAGNGVSHSEFAVLPHRPSPGETTDAGPSGAATVPAAASDAGTSDDGTELPLQRGLQLWVALPDGERHRAPAFEQHRNLPEVTGDGFTATVMVGSFAGVASPATMYSPIVGADITCSGSVVLPLDPEFEHAVLVLDGGLTLDGQDVPPGPLGYLGTGRRLLEVEALPGTRFILLGGEPFQEELLMWWNFVGRTHDEVAQARQDWEDQADLPDPTAEGSRFGLVRGHGPEAGAEAGRIPAPPLPGVRLRPRTRS
- the rsgA gene encoding ribosome small subunit-dependent GTPase A, which encodes MLTAKDSTPTNSVSTLAGPVHYGFTARTAAFFDAHPAPGGETPGRVVRVDRNRILVAGAAELRHLPYPVHGEIPATGDWVWLGSNLAGEPAVVAVLPRQSALSRKRAFEASSEAQVLGANVDVVGVVVPVDRPLTHNRLERTLVAAWDSGATPLVIITKADLADIADDVVGKVILQSAGVAVVTTSAEQGDGLDELLGHLPAGGTLVLLGPSGAGKSTLINALAGHRAQAIGPVRSGDGKGRHTTTSRELVPLPGGAVLMDTPGVRGFGLFDAEDGMGEMFGDLEELFGRCRFADCAHDREPGCAVQAALADGTLEIRRWESYLKLQRELAALNRRHDAAARRAYQREWHQKVVVAGKSQRAAERYGHELDADRAGGGKRGKRKRS
- a CDS encoding ABC transporter ATP-binding protein produces the protein MAEAMIEFQSVTKQYQGGQPAVDNLTMSIDKGSITVFVGPSGCGKTTSLRMINRMVEPTSGTITVDGKDVTSVPAAQLRRSMGYVMQSSGLMPHRSVLDNIATVPRLNGVPKAEARKRAEELLDVVGLAPVLGKRYPSQLSGGQQQRVGVARALAADPPVLLMDEPFSAVDPVVRDELQQELLRLQRDLAKTIVFVTHDIDEATVLGDKVAVFATGGKLAQYATPEEILRAPANDFVASFVGKDRGFRHLAFSPSDAVTIHDVPTVSRRELEAGAAGLGGDWQLVLDAESRPLGWTNPGAGSVLIPGGSLFRKGDTLRRALDAALSSPSGLGVAVDADGRFAGVLKADEVLAVIESARLVRQGAL